The window CAACATCAAGTATAACTTTACCTTCTGAACGTATCCAAAGATATTCCGGTGCTTCATGAACACTCAAAGGCTGTATACATGAAATAATAGTCCACACAGGAATAACAGCGTCATTTTTAATCTTCATCATAAGCTGATCTGATTTATTCAATTGAATTTGGTCGCCCAAAGTTCCCGGGTATTCGCTGACCAGATATTTTATCTCTGTTACTCTTGAGCCAATATATATGCTTAAAATGACAGATATGGCTGATAGGATTATAATGACACGATACAAATGCCTGAGTCTCCACCTGTTTCGAGACTTGCGTTTTCTTACTCGCCCCTTTCCCAGAGAAAAAGACAATATTCCCAGTGTTAAGAATATCCACGACAGATACTTTGAATAATTTCCCAAATAAGAATTTAAATATGCCGATGCTTTACCAATACCCGGAATAATAAGAGGCTGCCCATTTATAGTCAGAACTTTTCCGGAAATCCTGTCTCCGGTAACCTCCGGTTCTCCACTGTCCTGATCCTTGTAGGGAGAATTATCACCTTTTGTAATATAACCTTCTTCTCCCACAGCAATGATTCTATGAGTTATATATGGTGCTTTCAGTACCATTGGTCGATAAGTAATAATATCTCCAACTTTGGGATTTTTTTCAGGCCAGACAAGGAAAGCATCGTTCACATTAATTAATGGTACCATACTATTAGAATAAACATATGTCAAAATATGAGCACCCTTGGTTTTACCATTGACGCCAATTACAATGGCGATTACAATAGCAAAACCAATAAGTGCTCCATAGAATAGTTTTTTCATTTTTTTTATACCAGATAGCCCATATTATTTAATAAACAAGGCTTTATATTTCTTTCGGCGTAAATTGCCCTTACTTTGCTTCTACATGCAATACACCATTTAATGTCTTAGAAGGTTCCAATCCGGTAGTATTGATTGTAAAGTAAAAATCACCGGAACCGCCAACATTAATGGTATTATTGCCATTATTTACAGGAGTGAGAGCTATAGCATTATTATTACCCGATTCGTTAATAATTGATACACTTACAGGAGCATCTGAATTATTTTTAATCTTTATTACGCCGCTAGAAGTTGAACCTATGGTAAAAATAGCATCTGTGTTAAAACCACTGTTTGTGTTTGAATTGCTATTAATGGCTTCGTTTATGTTTATAGAAACCTTACCTTTACTATCTGCTTTAACTAGTCCTTGATATTTAGATATATTTGTGATTTGTATTGCTACATTATCATCTGTATCCACAAGAATCTTTCCTGCTTTAACACTACGGTCAAAGGACACACTGGATAAAGCGGCAGAACCGACAGCAGCAATCGCAACAGCTACAACTACTAGTAGAACACTTAATTTAAGTTTTTTCATGTATAAACCTCCACGTAGAAATGTTATATTGAAGAGTGCAATGTTGTTTACAAAAATCATTCTACAGTAATAATATTCAGTTCTCAATGCACGAATATTGCCAGTAGAGTAACTGTTTACCCTTACTGCTAAAGTTACTCAAAAGATTCTGCATACACGCCTATCCCATTTGCTCATATTCTTTCTCCGTCTATTATCAATCTGGCAGCATTTTTTACGCATAATAAAATACAATTCCCGTATCAGCCTCATAAAATGAAGGGCTTAAAGCTCTGTTATTCATGATTTTCCGATAACGAGAATTGTATTTTATTGATATCTATTTATATTTCTGCCTTTAACAACAACATCTTCAGTTGAGCAAAATCTATGGAATTGACCTCGCCATCTCCGTTCATGTCTGCCGCTTTTAGAGCATTACCTGTAAGAATCTCCCCGTTAAGTATAATTTTTTTCAGCAAAGCCAAGTCGATAGAATTAATTTCGCCGTCACAATTTACATCTCCAACTTTTATTGGAATCTCACCTTGAAAGTTACTGTTGGCAAATGCGGTAATAAACTCGAGAGTGGAAGTGGAACCAATAGCGTGTTCATTTGTGGTCCATTCATCTGCACTGTCCAAATAGCATTTTGCCGGAAAGTTCGAAAGACCAATACCTTGATACCTGTTAGGTCCTAGCGGCATAAAACCCTTGGCTATACCTGCTTTTCCATCACTATTAAAAGTAGAGAATATGGTTTTTATGCAATCGTCACCGTAACCCGACACAAAGCTCTTTCTTAAAGGATTTGCTCCAAGTATCCAATTTAATGAAGAAAGTGCCATATTGTTAATTGTATCGGTATTTGTTCCCAGAAGTCTGGAACCAATCAGTGCTTCCATGCACATACCCATTATTTGGTTGTTACTGCCCCAGTAATAGTTTGCGTTTGTAATTGCGTTACCCCAGGCACTGCTTTTGTAACGTTCGATTTTGTTGTTCACCCAAATTCCAAACTCGTTATTGAACCACTTTTCAGCATCAATGTTTCGGTTTGCTGCTTTCATATAAGCGAAAAATGCAAAATTCCAGTTACCTACCCAATCTCCTGATGCATTCTCATAAGCATCTTTTCCCTTGGAATAGTTTGCCACAAAGTAATTGTCATACTTTGCTTCACCAGTAGCCCTATACA of the Ruminiclostridium papyrosolvens DSM 2782 genome contains:
- a CDS encoding signal peptidase I → MKKLFYGALIGFAIVIAIVIGVNGKTKGAHILTYVYSNSMVPLINVNDAFLVWPEKNPKVGDIITYRPMVLKAPYITHRIIAVGEEGYITKGDNSPYKDQDSGEPEVTGDRISGKVLTINGQPLIIPGIGKASAYLNSYLGNYSKYLSWIFLTLGILSFSLGKGRVRKRKSRNRWRLRHLYRVIIILSAISVILSIYIGSRVTEIKYLVSEYPGTLGDQIQLNKSDQLMMKIKNDAVIPVWTIISCIQPLSVHEAPEYLWIRSEGKVILDVAPQKKIGMYRGYVQTYNYPMLLPRTLILVLHRASPVFAMLAVGFTMAFLVWVFLKLLKQVHGFEAWIPLKTIKDKLFQRRIKRSRAKLLGKGKRRVK